A genomic window from Longimicrobiales bacterium includes:
- the lexA gene encoding transcriptional repressor LexA yields the protein MPLTKRQKEILDFLELFLAEYGYPPSYEEIARNFGYTSLATVHEHLENLSDKGYIRKSRNSSRSIELVPTGGGVSAVELPLLGMVAAGQPIEAVAEEESVAVPEDLVGRSGRHYVLKVRGDSMIDEQIRDGDYVIVNSRNSADNGEMVVALVHGDSATVKKFYRERDGRVRLQPANVTMSPMFFPSEEVMVQGVVVGVIRRY from the coding sequence ATGCCGTTGACGAAGCGTCAGAAAGAGATCCTCGATTTTCTCGAGTTGTTTCTGGCCGAGTACGGGTACCCGCCGAGCTACGAAGAGATCGCGCGGAACTTCGGTTACACGTCGCTCGCGACGGTGCACGAGCATCTCGAGAATCTGAGCGACAAGGGGTACATCCGAAAGAGTCGGAACTCGAGCCGTTCGATCGAGCTGGTCCCGACGGGTGGCGGGGTGAGTGCGGTGGAGCTGCCGCTGCTGGGCATGGTGGCGGCGGGCCAGCCGATCGAAGCGGTGGCGGAGGAGGAGAGTGTGGCGGTGCCGGAGGATCTGGTGGGGCGCAGCGGCCGGCATTACGTGCTGAAGGTCCGTGGCGACTCGATGATCGACGAGCAGATCCGGGACGGCGATTACGTGATCGTCAACTCACGCAACAGCGCCGACAACGGCGAGATGGTGGTCGCGCTGGTACACGGGGACTCGGCGACGGTGAAGAAGTTCTATCGCGAGCGCGATGGCCGGGTGCGGCTGCAGCCGGCGAATGTGACGATGTCTCCGATGTTCTTTCCGTCAGAAGAAGTGATGGTCCAGGGAGTGGTGGTCGGCGTCATCCGGAGGTATTGA